The Acinetobacter pittii genome contains a region encoding:
- a CDS encoding pirin family protein: MNAYLHRSEDRGHVKAGWLESYHSFSFGSWYDPKYMGVSALRVINDDQIDAHNGFGTHSHDNMEILTCVLDGAISHRDTMGNEGQIKAGEWQLMSAGTGVAHSEINNTDTPVHLLQIWIIPDERDAEPNYQQINLDPRKDPNKWHLIAGPDANAPMHIRQNAEVKSAVLEKGHELTVDTVKKVNYVHVISGVVRIGDQEVKAGDALVFEDKATIHATEDSQFIWFDLP; encoded by the coding sequence ATGAATGCTTATCTACATCGTAGTGAAGATCGAGGTCATGTAAAAGCAGGCTGGTTAGAGTCTTATCATAGCTTTTCATTTGGTAGTTGGTATGACCCTAAATATATGGGTGTAAGCGCTCTACGTGTAATTAATGACGACCAGATTGATGCGCATAATGGTTTTGGTACGCACTCCCATGACAACATGGAAATCTTAACCTGTGTGCTAGATGGTGCAATTTCACATCGTGACACCATGGGAAATGAAGGCCAGATTAAAGCGGGTGAATGGCAACTCATGAGTGCCGGCACAGGTGTGGCCCACAGTGAAATCAACAACACTGATACGCCTGTACATTTACTACAAATCTGGATTATTCCTGATGAAAGAGATGCAGAGCCAAATTACCAGCAAATTAATCTTGACCCGCGTAAAGATCCAAACAAATGGCATTTAATTGCAGGTCCTGATGCAAATGCACCAATGCATATTCGCCAAAATGCAGAAGTAAAATCTGCTGTATTGGAAAAAGGACATGAGTTAACTGTTGATACGGTTAAAAAAGTGAACTATGTGCACGTGATTTCAGGTGTAGTCCGCATTGGCGATCAAGAAGTTAAAGCAGGCGATGCTTTAGTTTTTGAAGATAAAGCGACAATCCATGCAACTGAAGACAGTCAATTTATCTGGTTCGATTTACCTTAA
- a CDS encoding L,D-transpeptidase family protein has translation MFVRSLLAMSLSCIIANVAFAASTTEQPLNPKKVSAPVEDPIDPLAVEAASTVQAQAPTQITAQEQNDLNRASTTLQNLQKTEDPNAESGIAASTPAVAKTTAASTATATTAASWTLDSLNSAEWSENIGKGQLPVYARAHVMLNNAHASPGAIDGMSGKNTLKAISSFQQMNGLSPTGELTKETWDALVAKQTKPAFIEYTISDADLKGPYAESIPSDYALQAKMKGLYYTRVSEMLGEKFHIDEAFLKKINPTATFKKAGEKIIVPNVRNDLPEDIHLIIAHKGAKQLYLFNSRNQMIASFPATIGSTDTPSPTGTYKVVGVARNPWYSYSPSNFVQGKNLKPLSLPPGPNAPVGNIWIGLSKKSFGIHGTPNPSLISKTASHGCIRLTNWDANDLGNKVRSGVTVKFLE, from the coding sequence ATGTTTGTTCGCTCATTACTCGCTATGAGTTTAAGTTGTATTATTGCTAATGTTGCTTTTGCTGCTTCAACAACTGAGCAACCCCTGAACCCTAAAAAGGTATCAGCTCCTGTAGAAGATCCGATTGATCCTTTAGCAGTAGAAGCAGCTTCAACTGTACAAGCTCAAGCTCCGACACAAATTACCGCTCAAGAACAAAATGACCTAAATCGAGCGTCAACAACATTACAAAATTTACAGAAAACTGAAGACCCAAATGCTGAATCAGGCATCGCGGCGTCGACTCCAGCTGTTGCTAAAACCACTGCTGCGTCTACGGCTACTGCGACAACCGCTGCATCATGGACTTTAGATAGCTTAAACTCGGCGGAATGGTCTGAAAATATTGGTAAAGGCCAGCTTCCAGTTTATGCACGTGCTCACGTTATGCTAAATAATGCACATGCATCACCAGGTGCAATTGACGGCATGAGCGGTAAAAACACTTTAAAAGCAATTTCTTCATTCCAACAAATGAATGGTTTGTCACCTACTGGTGAACTCACTAAAGAAACTTGGGATGCGTTAGTTGCTAAACAAACCAAGCCAGCATTTATTGAATACACGATTTCTGATGCTGACTTAAAAGGTCCATATGCTGAGTCGATTCCTTCTGACTACGCATTACAAGCCAAAATGAAAGGTTTGTACTACACACGTGTTAGCGAAATGTTGGGTGAGAAGTTTCACATTGATGAAGCTTTCTTAAAGAAAATTAACCCAACTGCGACATTCAAAAAAGCGGGTGAAAAAATCATTGTTCCAAACGTACGCAATGATTTACCAGAAGACATTCATTTGATTATTGCGCATAAGGGTGCAAAACAACTGTACCTCTTCAACAGCCGTAACCAAATGATTGCATCATTTCCTGCAACAATTGGCAGTACTGATACGCCTTCTCCGACCGGTACTTACAAGGTAGTTGGTGTAGCTCGTAACCCATGGTATAGCTACTCACCTTCTAACTTCGTACAAGGTAAAAACTTAAAACCGCTTTCTTTACCACCAGGTCCAAATGCTCCTGTAGGTAATATCTGGATTGGTTTAAGTAAAAAATCTTTTGGTATTCACGGAACACCAAACCCGTCTTTAATTTCTAAAACAGCTTCACACGGTTGTATCCGTTTAACGAACTGGGATGCAAACGATTTAGGAAATAAAGTACGTTCTGGCGTAACTGTTAAATTCCTTGAGTAA
- the hemE gene encoding uroporphyrinogen decarboxylase has protein sequence MTTLKNDRFLRALLREPVDTTPVWMMRQAGRYLPEYRETRSKAGDFLSLCKNTEFACEVTLQPLRRYDLDAAILFSDILTIPDALGLGLYFETGEGPKFQKTVRTEQDVANLPKLNAKSDLDYVMNAVSTIRSALGGQVPLIGFSGSPWTLATYMVEGGSSKEFRFTKQMMYAQPEVLHALLDHLADSVIDYLNAQIDAGAQAIQIFDSWGGALAYREYVEFSLNYMNKIIAGLQREKDGRRIPVIVFTKGGGQWLEPMITTGADALGLDWTTPLNTARNVVSGRVALQGNLDPAVLYGSAASIEKAVKAMLDDAYANGEKTGYVANLGHGITQWVDPAQPKIFVDTVHEYSAKYLG, from the coding sequence ATGACGACTTTGAAAAATGATCGTTTCCTACGAGCTTTGTTACGCGAACCTGTAGATACCACACCGGTATGGATGATGCGTCAAGCGGGACGTTATTTGCCTGAATATCGTGAAACACGTTCAAAAGCAGGCGACTTTCTATCTCTATGTAAAAATACAGAATTTGCTTGTGAAGTAACTTTGCAGCCTTTACGCCGTTACGACTTAGACGCAGCGATTTTATTTTCAGATATTTTAACAATTCCTGATGCATTAGGTTTAGGGCTTTATTTTGAAACGGGTGAAGGCCCTAAGTTTCAAAAGACGGTTCGCACTGAACAAGATGTCGCGAATTTACCCAAGTTAAATGCAAAATCAGACCTTGATTATGTGATGAATGCGGTAAGTACAATTCGTTCTGCTTTAGGTGGCCAAGTTCCACTGATTGGTTTCTCTGGTAGTCCTTGGACGCTTGCAACTTATATGGTTGAAGGTGGTTCAAGTAAAGAGTTCCGTTTCACCAAGCAGATGATGTATGCGCAGCCAGAAGTTTTGCATGCCTTACTTGATCATTTAGCAGATTCAGTCATTGATTATTTAAATGCTCAAATTGATGCAGGTGCTCAAGCCATCCAGATCTTTGATAGCTGGGGCGGGGCATTAGCATACCGTGAATATGTGGAATTCTCTTTAAACTACATGAATAAAATCATTGCAGGTTTACAGCGTGAGAAAGACGGCCGACGTATTCCTGTTATTGTGTTCACCAAAGGTGGTGGTCAATGGTTAGAACCAATGATTACCACTGGTGCGGATGCATTAGGTTTGGACTGGACTACTCCGCTCAATACAGCTCGAAATGTTGTCTCTGGACGCGTAGCGTTACAAGGCAATCTTGATCCTGCTGTTTTATATGGCTCGGCTGCTTCAATTGAAAAAGCAGTGAAAGCGATGTTAGACGATGCCTACGCAAATGGTGAAAAAACAGGTTACGTTGCTAACTTAGGCCACGGTATTACCCAGTGGGTAGACCCTGCACAGCCAAAAATCTTTGTAGATACAGTACATGAGTATAGTGCTAAATATCTAGGATAG
- a CDS encoding DUF817 domain-containing protein produces the protein MRHLILPIHFIGKAVSAALFGILLLIAFALTAPMGSHEYMGFYRYDYLLIYALLIQICLLYLKLESWAEAKVIALFHVMAMVMEIFLTHPAIASWQYPQPAVFKILTVPLFAGFMYSAVGSFFARSIRLFQVSFEKLPSFRSMLLLAFFSYINFMSKFFVPDIRYILFAISIFIFWKTKLYFQLNEHKFKIPMLPVLFTLAFLIWIAENISTFYKIWLYPSQVDAWHMVGWGKLGSWYLLLLLSLVLVLKILGHRDNQGDWNLR, from the coding sequence GTGCGCCATCTGATTTTACCCATTCATTTTATCGGCAAGGCTGTTTCGGCAGCCTTGTTTGGTATTCTGCTTTTAATTGCTTTTGCTTTAACAGCGCCGATGGGAAGCCATGAATATATGGGTTTTTATCGCTATGATTATTTACTTATCTATGCATTGTTAATCCAGATCTGCTTACTTTATTTAAAGCTTGAATCATGGGCAGAAGCCAAAGTTATTGCTTTATTTCATGTTATGGCGATGGTCATGGAAATATTCTTAACACACCCTGCAATTGCATCATGGCAATATCCTCAGCCCGCCGTATTTAAAATCTTAACTGTGCCTTTATTTGCAGGCTTTATGTATTCGGCTGTGGGTAGTTTTTTTGCACGGTCAATCCGACTGTTTCAAGTTTCTTTTGAAAAGCTTCCTAGTTTTAGAAGTATGCTTTTATTGGCATTTTTCTCATATATAAACTTTATGAGTAAATTTTTTGTACCTGATATTCGCTATATTTTATTTGCGATCAGTATTTTTATTTTTTGGAAGACTAAGCTTTATTTTCAGCTCAATGAACATAAATTTAAAATCCCGATGTTACCTGTATTGTTTACACTCGCTTTTCTCATCTGGATTGCTGAAAATATTAGTACTTTTTATAAAATCTGGCTCTATCCAAGTCAGGTAGATGCTTGGCATATGGTAGGCTGGGGTAAACTTGGTTCATGGTATTTATTATTACTCTTAAGTTTAGTATTAGTGCTTAAAATATTAGGTCATCGAGATAATCAAGGTGACTGGAATTTAAGATAA
- a CDS encoding DUF3015 family protein, whose protein sequence is MLKKLALAALLAAGSSVAMADNDVGCGVGTQVWAGKKGVAPKILAATTNGIFTNQLLGITFGTLGCRQGGTVTAQVVTFTNENAEALARDMAVGQGESLNVLAELMQIKPQDKDRFFKVSKANFGEIYSANNQNTLQVLASLQTVMAKDDVLKAYV, encoded by the coding sequence ATGTTAAAAAAATTAGCTTTAGCTGCGTTATTAGCAGCTGGTTCAAGTGTTGCAATGGCTGACAACGATGTAGGTTGTGGTGTGGGTACACAAGTCTGGGCTGGCAAAAAAGGAGTAGCGCCTAAAATTCTTGCTGCGACAACAAACGGTATTTTTACTAACCAATTATTAGGGATCACTTTCGGTACTTTAGGCTGCCGTCAAGGCGGAACAGTAACTGCTCAAGTGGTTACATTCACAAATGAAAATGCTGAAGCTTTAGCTCGTGATATGGCAGTAGGCCAAGGTGAAAGCCTGAACGTACTTGCTGAGTTAATGCAAATTAAACCTCAAGATAAAGATCGTTTCTTCAAAGTTTCAAAAGCAAACTTTGGTGAAATCTATTCAGCAAACAACCAAAATACGCTTCAAGTATTAGCATCATTACAAACTGTAATGGCTAAGGACGACGTTTTAAAAGCTTACGTATAA